A single window of Deltaproteobacteria bacterium RBG_16_64_85 DNA harbors:
- a CDS encoding Holliday junction DNA helicase RuvB, which yields MERRIADPKVGTDETNLEVSLRPRLFSDFIGQRQIVSNLRTFIDAAKNRGEPLDHVLLSGPPGLGKTTLAHIIANEMGVGIRTTSGPAIERKGDIAAILTALEPGDVLFIDEIHRLGRVVEELLYSAMEDFALDIILGQGPSAKSIRLSLPRFTLVGATTRTGLLTSPLRDRFGVAFRLEFYRPEDLEEVIRRSARTMSIPIDGEGAREIARRSRGTPRVANRLLRRVRDFAQVEGDGRIHRKIADHALLQMEVDKEGLDVMDRKILRVILEKFQGGPVGVETISASISEERDTIEDVYEPFLLQQGFLKRTPRGRVATPAAYKHLGIAAPKTAVQDALFGE from the coding sequence GTGGAAAGACGCATCGCAGACCCGAAAGTCGGCACCGACGAGACGAACCTGGAAGTTTCGTTGCGCCCGAGGCTCTTCTCGGATTTCATCGGCCAGCGGCAGATCGTGTCCAACCTCCGGACCTTCATCGATGCGGCGAAAAACCGGGGAGAACCGCTCGACCACGTGCTCCTTTCGGGTCCGCCGGGCCTGGGGAAGACGACGCTCGCACACATCATCGCGAACGAAATGGGAGTAGGGATCCGGACGACCTCCGGGCCGGCCATTGAGCGCAAGGGGGACATCGCCGCCATCCTGACCGCGCTGGAGCCGGGCGATGTGCTGTTCATCGACGAGATCCACCGCTTGGGCCGCGTGGTAGAGGAGCTGCTGTACTCCGCGATGGAGGATTTTGCGCTGGACATCATCCTCGGGCAGGGGCCGTCCGCGAAGTCCATCCGTCTCTCCCTCCCGCGCTTTACCCTGGTGGGGGCGACGACGCGCACGGGGCTGCTGACCTCTCCGCTTCGCGACCGGTTCGGCGTCGCCTTCCGCCTGGAGTTCTACCGGCCCGAAGACCTGGAAGAGGTGATCCGGCGGTCGGCTAGGACAATGTCCATCCCCATCGACGGCGAGGGGGCAAGGGAGATCGCGCGCCGGTCGCGGGGAACCCCCCGGGTAGCCAATCGGCTTTTACGGCGGGTGCGGGACTTCGCCCAGGTGGAAGGGGACGGGCGGATTCACCGGAAGATCGCCGACCACGCTCTCCTGCAAATGGAGGTGGACAAGGAAGGGCTGGACGTGATGGACCGGAAGATCCTCCGCGTCATCCTCGAAAAATTCCAGGGCGGCCCCGTCGGGGTGGAGACGATCTCCGCCTCGATCAGCGAGGAGCGGGACACGATCGAGGATGTGTACGAGCCGTTCCTGCTCCAGCAGGGGTTTCTGAAGCGGACCCCGCGCGGCCGGGTAGCTACCCCGGCGGCCTATAAGCATCTTGGCATCGCGGCCCCGAAGACCGCCGTACAGGACGCGCTGTTCGGGGAGTAG
- a CDS encoding UDP-3-O-[3-hydroxymyristoyl] N-acetylglucosamine deacetylase codes for MRIYQRTISTWVQFSGIGLHTGMPSFARILPAAPDTGIMFRRTDNGAEIQASVENVVETAYATVLASGGARISTVEHFLAALYGMEIDNAVVEVDGPELPILDGSARQVAEAIDFVGTVESPVRRRFLWVSTNEKLQRNGSMVALAPSENFEVLVTVDFPGTLIGKQWLKFTLTPENFLKEIAPARTFVLREQIDALWKAGLAKGGSLENAIVVEGDKVLNADGLRFQNEFARHKLLDFIGDLALVSRPVRGFFLAVRPGHTVNRCLTEHLSGLAAPRSREPAVIAEEPVAISITA; via the coding sequence ATGAGGATTTACCAGCGGACGATTTCCACGTGGGTTCAGTTTTCCGGGATAGGCCTGCACACAGGGATGCCGTCGTTCGCGCGGATCCTCCCGGCGGCGCCCGACACCGGCATTATGTTCCGGCGCACGGATAATGGCGCTGAGATCCAGGCCTCCGTGGAAAACGTGGTCGAGACGGCGTACGCGACCGTACTGGCCTCCGGGGGCGCGAGAATCTCCACCGTTGAACATTTCCTTGCGGCCCTCTACGGGATGGAGATCGACAACGCCGTCGTCGAGGTCGACGGCCCCGAACTGCCGATCCTGGACGGGAGTGCCCGGCAGGTGGCCGAGGCGATCGATTTCGTCGGGACGGTGGAGTCGCCTGTCCGCCGGCGTTTCCTTTGGGTCTCCACGAATGAAAAACTTCAACGGAACGGCTCGATGGTGGCCCTTGCCCCATCCGAGAATTTCGAGGTCCTGGTGACGGTCGATTTCCCCGGAACCCTCATCGGGAAACAATGGCTGAAATTCACCTTGACGCCGGAAAATTTCCTGAAGGAGATCGCCCCCGCCCGGACCTTCGTCCTGCGGGAGCAGATCGACGCTCTCTGGAAGGCCGGCCTGGCCAAGGGCGGTTCTTTGGAAAACGCCATCGTTGTGGAGGGCGACAAGGTCCTCAACGCGGATGGCCTGCGATTCCAGAACGAGTTCGCGCGGCACAAACTTCTTGATTTCATTGGAGACCTTGCGCTCGTCAGCCGTCCGGTGCGGGGGTTCTTCCTCGCGGTTCGGCCGGGCCACACCGTGAACCGGTGCCTGACGGAACACCTCTCCGGCCTTGCGGCCCCCCGCAGCAGGGAACCCGCAGTCATCGCCGAGGAACCGGTCGCGATTTCGATAACGGCCTAG